In one Mucilaginibacter ginsenosidivorax genomic region, the following are encoded:
- a CDS encoding Hpt domain-containing protein translates to MSDISPEQDFDLSFLYEIADGSDEFIVESIGMFLEQTPQLLGAITAALESGDWTEAGKASHKLKPNLGFFGMPISQATIQEVELACKAGGQNPAEIFAKFNQVKATVNANLITLQQIKAEKEASL, encoded by the coding sequence ATGTCAGATATTTCACCAGAACAAGACTTTGATCTTTCTTTCCTATATGAAATTGCCGATGGCAGCGATGAATTTATTGTTGAATCTATTGGTATGTTCCTGGAGCAAACACCACAATTATTGGGTGCTATAACCGCAGCCCTTGAATCGGGCGATTGGACCGAGGCCGGAAAGGCATCGCATAAACTGAAACCTAACCTTGGTTTTTTTGGTATGCCAATAAGCCAGGCTACCATACAGGAAGTTGAACTGGCTTGTAAGGCAGGCGGGCAAAATCCGGCAGAAATTTTTGCCAAATTTAACCAGGTAAAAGCTACAGTAAATGCTAATTTGATTACCCTGCAGCAAATTAAGGCCGAAAAAGAAGCAAGCCTTTAA